The proteins below are encoded in one region of Pseudomonas ekonensis:
- a CDS encoding SRPBCC family protein: MSTLQPDTLIKNPHGCHVVSSVHVPADAAQVWAVVGDFAGFHRFIPALSHIEMTGEGVSSLRKKFFKDGNVVVEQLNSRDEQARSMTWTTIYNTLGVANLWAAMNVESLGEGKARATWTIIAEPASGGAEALPGFKDFVQGFADDAMGNVLKLFA; this comes from the coding sequence ATGAGCACACTGCAACCCGACACCCTGATCAAGAACCCTCACGGCTGCCACGTCGTGTCCTCGGTGCACGTGCCGGCGGACGCCGCGCAGGTGTGGGCGGTGGTCGGCGACTTCGCCGGTTTCCACCGTTTCATCCCGGCGCTGTCGCACATCGAGATGACCGGCGAAGGCGTGTCTTCGCTGCGCAAGAAGTTCTTCAAGGACGGCAACGTGGTGGTCGAGCAGCTCAACTCCCGCGACGAGCAGGCGCGGAGCATGACCTGGACGACCATCTACAACACCCTGGGCGTGGCCAACCTGTGGGCGGCGATGAACGTGGAATCGCTGGGGGAGGGCAAGGCGCGGGCGACCTGGACGATCATCGCCGAACCCGCTTCAGGTGGCGCCGAGGCGCTGCCGGGGTTCAAGGACTTCGTACAGGGGTTCGCCGATGACGCGATGGGGAATGTGTTGAAGCTGTTTGCGTAA